From the Pseudomonas baltica genome, one window contains:
- a CDS encoding ABC transporter substrate-binding protein: MALTMLLTGAAALPGCSPSQADAQAASTLKIAFFSDNTQLVSLDPFQVYWLEHRVVLRNIAESLTDQDPQTGKIIPWLAERWDISADAREYTFHLRKGVTFSNGEAFDAQAVKTAFDTDKAFAAALPSAFGATYLAGYDHAEVIDPLTVKLVLAKPNAGFLQATSTTNLAILAPESYRKTAKERSLGAIIGTGPFVLDHYTPESGLRLTRRKGYAWASANVQNQGEAHLAAIDVTYVPEESVRNGQFVQGQVDILWPRDPFSEVDLKLFQSKGATIQSRSLPGPALNLYPNTSGTRILADINVRLALLKAIDRKTYASTVYSQDFPVVDGVFDVSTPYFRSQGAKLGYDPQGAEQLLDKAGWLKGADGYRAKDGKRLTLVDNLAIKETPGDVLIQDQLRKIGVDLKLRVQTKAEWAAANASGNYDLTSTYMTRADPIILQTILDPRSAYSATVATNIYPPAILGQATALFDAGLTATTSEQRAQAYDGLQDLLIDQGSAIPVYERVWQAATAKRVQNFHWSAEGFAFLNDIEIKP, translated from the coding sequence ATGGCTCTGACCATGCTGCTGACGGGCGCCGCGGCCTTGCCTGGCTGCTCGCCCTCGCAGGCCGATGCGCAGGCTGCCAGTACCTTGAAGATCGCCTTCTTCTCGGACAACACCCAGTTGGTGAGCCTCGATCCCTTTCAGGTCTATTGGCTCGAGCACCGCGTCGTACTGCGCAACATTGCCGAATCATTGACCGACCAGGACCCGCAAACGGGCAAGATCATTCCTTGGCTCGCCGAACGCTGGGATATCAGCGCTGATGCTCGCGAATACACCTTCCACCTGCGCAAGGGCGTGACGTTCAGTAACGGTGAAGCCTTCGATGCCCAAGCGGTAAAAACCGCCTTCGATACCGACAAAGCCTTCGCAGCCGCCCTGCCCAGCGCCTTTGGCGCCACCTATCTGGCCGGTTATGACCACGCTGAAGTGATTGATCCGCTGACCGTCAAGCTGGTGCTGGCAAAGCCCAACGCCGGATTCCTGCAGGCGACCTCGACCACCAACCTGGCGATCCTGGCCCCGGAGTCCTATCGCAAGACGGCCAAGGAGCGCTCGCTGGGTGCGATCATCGGCACTGGCCCGTTCGTCCTCGACCACTACACCCCCGAATCCGGTCTGCGCCTGACCCGGCGCAAAGGCTACGCCTGGGCGTCGGCCAACGTACAGAACCAGGGCGAAGCGCACCTGGCCGCGATCGATGTCACCTATGTACCGGAAGAAAGCGTACGCAACGGCCAATTCGTACAGGGCCAAGTGGACATTCTGTGGCCGCGCGATCCGTTTTCGGAGGTCGATCTCAAGTTGTTCCAGAGCAAGGGCGCTACCATCCAGAGCCGTTCGCTGCCCGGCCCGGCGCTGAATCTGTACCCCAACACCAGTGGCACGCGCATTCTGGCGGACATCAACGTGCGCCTGGCGCTGCTCAAGGCCATCGACCGCAAGACCTACGCCAGCACCGTGTACAGCCAGGACTTCCCGGTGGTCGATGGCGTGTTCGACGTCAGCACCCCGTATTTCCGCAGTCAAGGCGCCAAACTCGGCTACGACCCGCAAGGCGCCGAACAATTGCTCGACAAGGCCGGCTGGCTCAAAGGTGCCGACGGCTACCGCGCCAAGGATGGCAAGCGTTTGACCCTGGTCGACAACCTGGCCATCAAAGAGACCCCAGGCGACGTGCTGATCCAGGACCAGCTGCGCAAGATCGGCGTCGACCTCAAGCTGCGCGTGCAGACCAAAGCCGAATGGGCGGCGGCCAATGCCTCAGGCAACTACGACCTGACGTCCACCTACATGACGCGCGCCGATCCAATCATCCTGCAAACAATCCTCGACCCACGCAGCGCCTACAGCGCAACCGTGGCCACCAACATCTACCCACCGGCGATCCTTGGCCAGGCGACCGCATTGTTCGACGCCGGCCTCACCGCGACCACCTCCGAACAACGTGCCCAGGCCTATGACGGTTTGCAGGATCTGTTGATCGACCAAGGCTCGGCGATTCCGGTCTACGAACGCGTCTGGCAGGCCGCCACCGCCAAGCGGGTGCAGAACTTCCACTGGAGCGCCGAGGGCTTCGCGTTCCTCAACGACATCGAGATCAAGCCATGA
- a CDS encoding ABC transporter permease — protein sequence MKRYLLGRIAQAGLVLWGAYTVTYFILYLLPGDPLSIMLSASGMEVDSLSPEQLAKARAYYGLDQGLIQRYVHLLWGVLHGDLGQSLTLNRPVTSILAERLPQTLSLAGFAILLSLFGGIGLAYLAAYVRWQPLKTALARLPALGFSVPVFWMGLLLIQVFAFGLGWFPSTGSIGFSSLVLPAVTLAIPSAAVYAQVLQRGFADVSREPYIVTAYAKGLSRAQVQARHGLRNAALPLLTLIGLQVGNTVSGAVLVETIFARNGVGRLVQEAVMRQDIPVVLGIVTVSAAAFVLVNLLVDLLYPVLDPRITHAPKVT from the coding sequence ATGAAGCGCTACCTGCTCGGTCGGATCGCCCAAGCCGGGCTGGTGCTGTGGGGCGCCTATACGGTCACCTATTTCATCCTGTACCTGCTGCCCGGCGATCCGTTGTCGATCATGCTCAGTGCGTCCGGAATGGAGGTCGACTCACTGTCGCCCGAGCAGTTGGCCAAGGCTCGCGCCTATTACGGCCTCGACCAAGGATTGATCCAGCGCTATGTGCACTTGCTCTGGGGCGTGTTGCACGGCGATCTGGGGCAATCGCTGACGCTCAATCGGCCGGTGACCTCGATCCTCGCCGAACGCCTGCCGCAGACGCTGTCGCTGGCCGGCTTCGCGATCCTCCTGTCGTTGTTCGGTGGTATCGGCCTGGCCTACCTGGCCGCCTATGTGCGCTGGCAGCCGTTGAAAACCGCGCTTGCCCGCTTGCCGGCCTTGGGCTTTTCGGTGCCGGTGTTCTGGATGGGCTTGTTGCTGATCCAGGTATTCGCATTCGGCCTGGGCTGGTTCCCGTCCACGGGCAGCATCGGCTTTTCGAGTCTGGTCCTCCCCGCCGTGACTCTGGCGATTCCCAGCGCCGCGGTGTATGCGCAAGTGCTGCAGCGCGGCTTCGCCGATGTGTCGCGTGAACCCTACATCGTCACCGCCTACGCCAAGGGCCTGAGCCGCGCGCAAGTGCAGGCACGCCACGGTCTGCGCAACGCTGCATTGCCGCTGCTGACCCTTATCGGCCTGCAGGTCGGCAACACGGTGTCCGGCGCCGTACTGGTCGAAACCATCTTCGCGCGCAACGGTGTCGGCCGCCTGGTCCAGGAAGCCGTGATGCGTCAGGACATTCCGGTGGTACTGGGGATCGTGACGGTGTCCGCCGCGGCCTTCGTACTGGTCAATCTGCTGGTCGACCTGCTCTATCCGGTGCTCGACCCGCGTATCACTCACGCCCCCAAGGTGACTTGA